The following coding sequences lie in one Cyanobacteriota bacterium genomic window:
- a CDS encoding Gfo/Idh/MocA family oxidoreductase has protein sequence MKLKVAIIGLGYLGQNLAGKLIEDQRFELTALIDSDPSKQGLSIAGIAVSDDLEAKLKNIDLVFITTSSLLSQIKDTLVTVIKHKVNIVSSCEELIFPYYSHPQLSGELDQLAKLNSVQLLGTGINPGFLMDYLITVCSKAVLNVKAIKYTRHIDTANRRVTFQDKVGLGLSLNEFKNKQAEGRIGHVGFRQSVDMLLHYFNWTVDSYEENIKAIEADAIVQGIHQEAKCITKDKQSIELLFIASSQASDNDHLVLELENAAPLIIDIPNGINGESGTAAMLMNSAALLHKTQPGLKTMLD, from the coding sequence ATGAAACTCAAAGTTGCAATCATCGGACTAGGATACCTTGGACAAAACCTCGCCGGTAAATTAATAGAAGACCAGAGGTTTGAATTAACCGCACTCATTGACAGCGATCCAAGCAAACAAGGATTGAGTATCGCAGGGATTGCAGTGAGCGACGATCTTGAAGCGAAGCTCAAGAATATTGATTTGGTTTTTATTACAACTAGCTCACTTCTTAGTCAAATTAAAGATACACTAGTCACAGTAATCAAACACAAAGTAAATATAGTCTCAAGCTGTGAAGAATTGATCTTCCCTTATTATAGTCATCCTCAGCTCTCTGGAGAACTTGATCAACTGGCTAAATTAAACAGTGTTCAATTACTTGGCACTGGTATCAATCCAGGTTTCTTGATGGATTATTTGATTACGGTTTGCAGCAAAGCTGTACTCAATGTCAAAGCCATTAAATACACTCGTCATATTGACACTGCTAATCGCCGCGTGACTTTCCAAGACAAAGTCGGTCTAGGACTAAGTCTAAATGAATTCAAAAACAAACAAGCAGAAGGACGAATCGGACATGTCGGCTTTAGACAAAGCGTGGATATGCTTTTGCATTATTTCAATTGGACAGTTGATAGTTATGAAGAAAATATCAAAGCAATCGAAGCTGATGCTATTGTTCAAGGCATTCACCAAGAGGCTAAATGCATCACCAAGGACAAACAAAGCATAGAGTTGTTGTTTATTGCTTCTTCTCAAGCAAGTGACAACGATCACTTAGTGCTTGAGCTTGAAAACGCAGCTCCATTAATAATTGATATCCCGAATGGTATTAACGGCGAGTCTGGAACAGCTGCTATGCTTATGAATTCAGCAGCCCTGCTTCATAAGACCCAGCCTGGGCTTAAAACAATGCTTGATTAA
- a CDS encoding PIF1 family ATP-dependent DNA helicase produces MTTLVQDTTLKLNQEQEKLRELIENTNQHVFITGKAGTGKSTLLQELKNSSSKELVVVAPTGVAALNIGGQTIHSFFKIKPTGFIDKKQLKVSQESKKLFNKINTVIIDEISMVRADLMDAIDFILKQARQCSEPFGGAQIIMFGDLYQLPPVVADKSLEQYLREVYGGFYFFNANVWSEADLEIHELKENMRQKDEEFREILDAIRIREFDTALLNSLNERAQVQPPNNDFITLALTNSAVQAINLEKLNALHSKKHEYKAKIEGHLEPSAYPTEQKLQLKEGAQVMFLKNDREGRWVNGSIGTIFSLSRNEVEVELDGEIHVIKPEKWDKIRYSIDSDSNKITEETVSSFKQFPLRLAWAITVHKSQGQTLDRVVLDMGRGAFAHGQTYVALSRCRKLDQLYLKREIKARDIIIDPQVSDFMRKTIKN; encoded by the coding sequence ATGACCACTCTCGTGCAAGACACTACGCTAAAACTCAATCAAGAACAAGAAAAGCTCAGAGAGCTAATTGAAAATACCAATCAACATGTTTTTATCACTGGTAAAGCCGGCACTGGTAAATCAACCCTACTACAAGAGCTCAAAAACTCCAGCAGCAAAGAATTAGTAGTTGTGGCACCTACAGGCGTTGCAGCGCTCAATATCGGCGGTCAAACAATTCATTCATTCTTTAAAATCAAACCAACTGGTTTCATTGATAAAAAACAACTTAAAGTAAGTCAAGAAAGCAAAAAACTCTTTAATAAGATCAACACCGTTATCATCGATGAGATTTCAATGGTAAGAGCTGACTTGATGGATGCGATTGATTTCATTCTGAAACAAGCACGCCAATGCAGTGAGCCGTTTGGCGGCGCGCAAATAATTATGTTCGGTGATCTATATCAATTGCCGCCTGTCGTCGCTGACAAAAGCCTAGAGCAATACCTTAGAGAGGTTTATGGTGGATTTTATTTCTTCAACGCCAATGTTTGGTCAGAAGCTGATCTTGAGATCCATGAACTCAAAGAAAATATGCGCCAAAAGGATGAGGAGTTTAGAGAAATCCTAGATGCCATTCGTATTCGCGAGTTTGATACTGCACTATTAAATAGCCTCAATGAAAGAGCTCAAGTCCAGCCGCCAAATAATGACTTCATCACTCTTGCGCTCACCAATAGTGCAGTGCAAGCAATCAACCTTGAAAAGCTCAACGCACTTCATAGTAAGAAACACGAATACAAAGCCAAGATAGAAGGGCACCTAGAACCCTCTGCCTATCCTACAGAACAAAAACTACAGCTCAAAGAAGGCGCCCAAGTAATGTTTTTAAAAAACGACCGAGAAGGTCGTTGGGTCAATGGCAGTATTGGAACTATTTTTAGTTTAAGTCGTAATGAAGTTGAAGTTGAACTTGATGGTGAGATCCATGTAATCAAACCAGAGAAGTGGGACAAGATACGCTACTCCATTGATAGCGACAGCAACAAAATCACCGAAGAAACTGTCAGCTCATTTAAACAATTCCCGCTTAGACTTGCCTGGGCAATCACAGTGCACAAATCACAAGGACAAACTCTTGATAGAGTTGTGCTTGATATGGGCAGAGGTGCCTTTGCTCATGGTCAAACCTACGTCGCCCTTAGTCGTTGCCGCAAGCTCGACCAGCTCTACCTCAAGCGTGAAATCAAAGCTAGAGACATCATTATTGACCCTCAAGTTAGTGATTTTATGCGTAAAACCATCAAGAACTAG
- a CDS encoding MraY family glycosyltransferase: MNFLETSFNSVTELSSSQPIGFVLACLISLAITPFIKERASMLQLVDRGEGRAYPNIPRLGGIAILIALISTIGFYLIVYGRYTPSGVVHLELEGMIAGALIIFFIGLFDDLKPIPAPIKLAGQVLAAVTAWLMNVRIEFLANPIHYIDHARIAAVPLDDIASLITTVIFMVAITNAINLIDGIDGLAVGVTIICCAASWAINLSPILNQPAGAILAATLAGACFGFLRYNFNPARIFLGDNGAYLLGFLLACISCIGLTKKVTVVTLSPIIVLIFVLPLIDITLAILRRASKNKPIMKPDLEHLHHQLLDRGFSHKQINYLFYGVTFIAGLIGTYLLGLDIAVMYLTICGSILGIWLFFSLVLNRANNNRSRS; the protein is encoded by the coding sequence ATGAATTTCCTTGAGACCAGCTTCAATTCTGTAACCGAGCTTTCAAGCTCTCAGCCCATTGGCTTTGTTCTTGCCTGTTTGATTAGTCTTGCTATCACACCGTTTATCAAAGAACGTGCCAGTATGCTGCAACTGGTGGACAGAGGCGAGGGTAGAGCCTATCCTAATATCCCAAGACTCGGCGGTATTGCTATTTTAATTGCATTGATTAGTACAATCGGTTTTTACCTGATAGTCTATGGTCGCTACACACCATCTGGAGTTGTACATCTTGAACTTGAGGGCATGATAGCTGGTGCCTTGATTATTTTTTTTATTGGATTATTTGATGACCTTAAACCAATCCCTGCTCCAATCAAACTTGCAGGTCAAGTGCTTGCAGCCGTAACAGCTTGGTTGATGAATGTAAGAATCGAGTTTCTCGCTAACCCAATTCACTATATTGATCATGCCAGAATTGCAGCAGTGCCGCTTGATGATATTGCTAGCTTGATTACTACAGTGATCTTTATGGTGGCAATCACTAACGCCATCAACTTGATAGATGGCATCGATGGGCTTGCTGTTGGTGTGACAATAATTTGTTGTGCCGCTAGTTGGGCGATCAATCTAAGTCCAATTCTTAATCAACCAGCTGGAGCGATTCTTGCAGCTACTCTTGCTGGCGCTTGTTTTGGATTTCTACGTTACAACTTTAATCCAGCCAGGATCTTCTTAGGGGACAACGGCGCATACTTGCTTGGCTTCTTACTTGCCTGCATTTCTTGCATTGGTCTCACCAAAAAAGTAACAGTCGTTACTCTCTCGCCGATTATTGTTTTGATTTTCGTTTTACCTTTAATTGATATCACTCTTGCTATTCTCCGTCGTGCTAGCAAAAACAAACCAATTATGAAACCAGACCTAGAACATCTTCATCATCAACTACTTGATAGAGGCTTTAGCCATAAACAAATCAACTATCTTTTTTATGGAGTTACTTTCATCGCCGGGCTAATAGGTACATACCTGCTGGGGCTTGATATTGCTGTTATGTATCTGACTATTTGCGGCTCTATATTGGGAATTTGGTTGTTTTTTAGTTTAGTGCTTAATCGAGCTAACAATAATCGTAGTCGAAGCTAA